The sequence GTCGCGACCACCACGGCATCGATATCGTTTCTCTCCAGCAATTTCCGGTGGTCGATGTAAAGGTCCGAGTCTTTCAATCCGGCTGTTTGTTTGGCCCAGTCACGGCGCTTATTGAACACGTCGCACGCGGCAGCCACGACGACATTGTTGGCGCGGGCGTTGTCGTAAATTCCCTGAAGATGGTTCTTGCCAATGCCAGATCCGACGCCGACGACGGCTACAGCAATCCGGTCGTTGGCCCCGATGACTCGCCCGGCGGCGGGCGCTTGTCCCTGTCCATAGACCGGCGTTTTCAACACGCCAGTCGCGGCTACGGCCGCGGCCGCGGCGGCGGTTTTCTTGATGAACTCCCGGCGCGTGTCACTGCCGGCCGTTGGTTGATTGCTTTTTTGTTCCATAAAACGATTTGGACAATTTAAGGTTTGCTCACTCGTTGCCTGGTGATGAAAGCCAGCTTACTCTCGTCAGACCCAGGGTCAATCCTGAACAATTGGACCACTGGCGCATTGATTTTCTTCATCAGAAAGGCCAGCGTCTGCACTCGGAAATGACGAATGACCAATTCCCAATGACTAAAGAAATCCGAATTCCCAATGACGAATGGGGCCTGATCAAGTGGGTGGCGTTCTGTCGTTCCTTAGGACTTCGACATTCTTTAATCATTCGTCCATTCGTCATTCGACATTCGAACCTGGCCGGATCGCTTTGACGCTGAACGCTGCAACGCCGTAACGAAAACTATGCCCAACCCCTGGACCGGAAAAGGAAATCCTTACACTCGCAAAGAAGTCATCGAACGCCTCCGCGCCACGCTCAGGAAGGGCCGACCGATCATCGCGGCGGGCGCCGGCACCGGCATCTCGGCGAAATTCATCGAGCGCGGCGGCGGCGACTTGATCATCATCTACAACTCCGGGCGCTTTCGCATGGCGGGCCACGGCTCGACTTGCGGGTTGATGGCGTACGGCGACGCCAATGCCATCGCCATGGAAATCGGCGAGCACGAAGTGTTGCCCATTGTCGAGGAAGTGCCGGTCATTTGCGGCGTGCACGCCACCGATCCGCGCCGGCGCATGTGGCACTGGCTGCTGCAAGTCAAGGACATGGGCTTCAGCGGCGTGAACAACTTCCCGACCCATTGCATTGTCGATGGCATGTTCCGCCAGATTCTCGAGGAGACCGGCATGAGCGTGAAGAAGGAGTTTGAGATGGTCGCGCTCGCTCGGAAAATGGATTTGTTCACGGTTGTTTATGTCTCGACGCCGGAGGAATCCAAAGCGATGGCGGAAGCGGGCGCCGATGCGATCATTGCCCACGTCGGCACAACCATCGGCGGGTCCATCGGCGTGAAAGGCGCGGCCGTCACCATGAAAGATTCCGTAAAACGCGTGCAAGCCGTGATCGACGCCGGCCAGCGCGTGCGCAAGGACATTTTCTTTCTGTCGCACGGCGGCCCGATCGCCCGGCCCGAAGACGCGGCTTACATCAACCAACACACCGACGCCGTCGGCTTCGTTGGTGCTTCGAGTCTGGAGCGCCTGGCTGTGGAAGACTCGCTCACGCAACTGACGCAGCGCTTCAAGAAGATTCCCGTGCGCAAAGAAGCGATCCGGGGAATACGGTGGCGTTAACGCACTTTCGAGTCGTCGCATTCGCCTTCACGAGAATAGGAAAAGAGTTGCATGGAAACCACACCGTTTACGAAGTGCTCAGCCTTGAAGCCGATCCTCGCCGCCGTTTTCCTCATTTCGCCATTCGCCGCTCGCGCCGGGGAAAGCGCAACCCGCGTCCGCGCGCTTCGTGTTCCGGGCGTCTCGAAGATCGTCAAGGCTCAATCCGGGACGGACGGCGTAATTCATCTTCTTTTCGCCGAGGTTGACGGCCCCCATTACGCAAACTCGCGCGATGGCGGCGCTACTTTCAGCCCGCCGATTCCAGTCCTGGATGCGGCCGCGCGGAAACCCGGCTTGGAGTTTCATGCCGAAGATCTCGCCGTGGGCAAGGATGGCCGTGTCCACGTCGCGATGTCGTGCAATGCCTGGAAGCTGAAATTGCCTCAAGAAGAATGGAGCCTGCATTACGCCACACTCGCTCCGGACGCCAAAACCTTCTCTCCCGTGCGCAATCTCAATCGGAAACCGAGCGAAGGATTCTGTCTGGCGGCCGATGAACGCGGCCGCGTGACGGCCGCCTTCCTGTCGAGCAAGCTTTTCGCCATGACGTCGAACGACAGCGGCGTCACCTTCGGTCCGTGGGCGGAACTCAATCCCGCTTGGAACCCTTGCGACTGCTGTACGACCAGCGCCACGTATGGTCCGGATGGCAAATTGGCTTTGATTTATCGCGAGGAAACCAATCACGAGCGCGACGTGTACGTCGTCCTGTGGGACCAGCGCAGCGAAAGCAAGCCGGCCCGAACCCGGCTCAGCGGCGTGAGTTGGAACGTCAACGCGTGCCCCATGACCTATTACTCGATCAACCGTACCGACACGGGGTATGTGGCCGCGTGGCCGACGAAGGGTCAGGTGTATTTCGCAAAGCTGGACCAGGAGGGCAAGGTCTTGCCTCCCGGAGAAATCAAAACCCCTGGAACAAACGGAATGCGCACGGGCATTTTAGCGTTGAGTGCCGCCGACGGCACGACGCTCGTAGCCTGGAAGAACAAGGACGTGTTGGGCTGGCAACTCTACGACGCCAAAGGGCGGCCCGAAGGAAAGCCAGGTTCGGAAACCAGCCCCGGCAATGGAGCCGCAGGCGTTGTTCTGCGCGACGGTCGCTTTCTGCTATTTCCCTGAGTGAACCCCTCAGTTGGTTGACGACGGTGGAGCGAGGCTCCCGCCGAGCTTTTGTTCGATGGCATTGGCTCGGCAGGAGTCTCGCCCCACCTCAACAGAGGGGATCCCGTCCCCCCATCCCCAAATCCCTTGACGATGCTTCGGGTCGGCGTATGAGTTGGAACATGGCTCAACAACTCATCCGAAAGGAGACTGCTTCCAAGAATACACCAAGCACACGCCGGGGGTTTTTGGCTGATGTCGGCCGAGGCATGTTGGTCGCGACGGTCGGGGCCGAAGTCGCACGCGAACTCGGATTGGCGTCCGTCGTCGCCGAGGAAATCGCCGACACACTTTCGTTCGGTTCCCTGGAACCACTGGTTTGCTTGATGCAGGAAACGCCGGTCAGCCGCTTGCTGCCCGCTTTGACCGAGCAATTGCGCTCCGGCGTGGATTTGCGGCGATTGACCGCCGCCGCGGCGCTGGCCAACGCGCGCACTTTCGGGGGCGAGGATTACGTCGGGTTCCACACCATGATGGCTTTGGCCCCGGCGCTCCACATGGCGCAGGAGCTGCCGACCGAGTTGCAGCCGCTCCCTGTCTTCAAAGTATTTTACCGAAATACCAACCGGATTCAGGAGCGCGGCGGGCGGCAAGAAGAAATCCTCCACGCGGTAAAACTGGGAAGGATGTCTGAGAATTGTCCGGACGGCGCGGTTCTGCGGAGCGTGGTGCGGAGCAAAGACGTGGACGCCGCCGAGCAAACCTTCGCTGCCATTGCCGAAAAGGACGCGAACGAAGCTTTCAACGCGCTGTTGTTTGCGGTGCAGGACAACACCGAAGTCCATCGCGTCGTGCTGCCGTATCGAGCGTGGGATTTGCTGGGGTTGATCGGCAAGGAACAGGCGCACACACTCCTCCGCCAGTCCGTCCGTTACTGTGTCAAAGCCGAATCCTGGCCGCGCACCTCAGCGTGGGACCAACCGCGCAGCCTGCTGCCGAAGCTGATCGAAGAACACAAGCTCCTGGGCCGCTCCCCGGGAGATCGGAAAGCCGACGATGGCTGGGTCGAGCAGATGAGCCAGACGATTTTCAAATCCACGCCGGAACAAGCCGCTGCCGCTGCTGCTGCCGCGCTCGCCGAAGGCATGTCCGCCGCGGACTTGGGTGAAGCCGTCACGCTGGCGGCGAATCAGCTTGTTTTGCGCGACCAGGGCCGCACGCCACGCGAAGAAGTGGCCGGCAAACCACCGGGCAGCGTTCACGGCGATTCCATCGGCGTCCATGCCTGCGACTCGGCCAACGCCTGGCGCAACATGGCGCGAGTCAGCAATGCCCGGAATTGTTTCGCGAGCCTTATTCTGGGCGCGTATCAAGTCGCTTTGGATCGCACGGCGCGCGGCGGTGATTTTCTGAACTGGCAACCGCTGCCGATTCCCCGGCATCTGAATGAGGTCAAATCGACCGATCCCGACACGCTCCTGCGCGAGGCAGACGAAGCTATTCGCGGCAATCTCCAGGGCAAAGCCAGCGCCATCATTCATCGTTACGGCGAGCTGGGCCATGCGCCGAGGCCGGTGTTCGATCTGATGCTGCGATACGCGATTAGCGAGGATGGGGCGCTGCACGCCGAAAAATTCTATCGCACGGTCTCGGAGGAATTCGCCTCCACGCGGGCGGCGTACCGGTGGCGGCATCTCGTCGCGTTGGCGCGAGTCACCGCCAGCGAATTTGGCCGCTCGGCCCCCGGCGTGGCGGAGGCGCGGGCTTTATTGAAGGTGTGAAGCCTGACAAGACACGTTCCGTGCGGAGCACCGGTCTCCGACCTGGCGTGATTCGGAGTTCGACGCTCGGCTTTATAGAGAGGAGCCTTGGTTGCAGAGCCATGCGCATTTTCCATGAACTCGGTCGTAGAGCAGGCTTTCCAGCCTGCTGGTTTGGGCGACTTTCCAGTCGCCCGCTGGACGGGACTGGAAAGTCCCGCCGACCCGCAGACAGGAATGTCTGCGCCACAGTTCATGGTCCCAATGCGCGCCCATCGGGTTTGGCGGCTATCCATGAAACGGAGCGCCGGCCTCCGGCCCGATCTAACGATCAGTTCATCGGATGGACGCGGATTGGATATCCGCTCTGCCTGCACAAGCTCGCCATCCTGGCTTGCCTCGTCGTCGCTGGTGTCGGGCAAGAGCACGGCCGGGAAAAACTCGATGGTGCGTTCCAGATCCTGAGCGACGCGGTCGATCAGGGCGAAGTGCCCGGTTACATCGCGCTGGTCGCTCGCCACGGACAAGTGATCCGGCACGAAGCTCGCGGATTGAGCGACCTCGAGAACCACATTCCGTTTGCGACCAACACGCTGTGCTGGATCGCGTCGATCACGAAACCCGTCACGGTCGCAGCGGCGATGACGCTCGTGGACGCCGGGAAAATCGCGCTCGATGATCCCGTCGAGAAATACTTGCCGGAATTCCGCGCCCAGACCGACACGAATGGCGTTCACCACGCTTTCACGATCCGCCAGATCATGTCTCACACGTCCGGTCTCGTGCCGAATCCACCGACGCGCCGTTCCGCCTGGCCGATCGGCGGGCCGTTGGACGACTTCTGGCTGGAGCAAGAGCTGCCGGAGATCGTGCAAACCATTGCGCGGAGCCAATTGCGGTTCAAGTCGGGGAGCAAACTTGAATATTCCAACTCCGCCCTGTTTGCGCTGGGCCGCGTGATCGAAGCCGTCTCCGGCCAGCCGTACGACGTTTTCGTGAAGCGAAGAATTCTCGATCCCCTGAGAATGAGCGACACCACTT comes from Verrucomicrobiota bacterium and encodes:
- a CDS encoding phosphoenolpyruvate hydrolase family protein, producing the protein MPNPWTGKGNPYTRKEVIERLRATLRKGRPIIAAGAGTGISAKFIERGGGDLIIIYNSGRFRMAGHGSTCGLMAYGDANAIAMEIGEHEVLPIVEEVPVICGVHATDPRRRMWHWLLQVKDMGFSGVNNFPTHCIVDGMFRQILEETGMSVKKEFEMVALARKMDLFTVVYVSTPEESKAMAEAGADAIIAHVGTTIGGSIGVKGAAVTMKDSVKRVQAVIDAGQRVRKDIFFLSHGGPIARPEDAAYINQHTDAVGFVGASSLERLAVEDSLTQLTQRFKKIPVRKEAIRGIRWR
- a CDS encoding beta-lactamase family protein; translation: MRIFHELGRRAGFPACWFGRLSSRPLDGTGKSRRPADRNVCATVHGPNARPSGLAAIHETERRPPARSNDQFIGWTRIGYPLCLHKLAILACLVVAGVGQEHGREKLDGAFQILSDAVDQGEVPGYIALVARHGQVIRHEARGLSDLENHIPFATNTLCWIASITKPVTVAAAMTLVDAGKIALDDPVEKYLPEFRAQTDTNGVHHAFTIRQIMSHTSGLVPNPPTRRSAWPIGGPLDDFWLEQELPEIVQTIARSQLRFKSGSKLEYSNSALFALGRVIEAVSGQPYDVFVKRRILDPLRMSDTTYAPSPAEAKRVAVIYGRRQGQRETVFRFNPAVKITNSAPDGGLFSYPSQLVPFFQMFLENDERVLSRAAMAVRAPFDCSFAWFRRTLRVTEFARLRRPSPAATTDSAFLPRLRWRNRTTGSPGRPARALPE